The following are from one region of the Ochotona princeps isolate mOchPri1 chromosome 4, mOchPri1.hap1, whole genome shotgun sequence genome:
- the ADM gene encoding pro-adrenomedullin produces the protein MKLVSIALLFLGSLAFLGADAARLDVASEFRKKWNKWALSRGKRELPEASGYPIGLASLEAEPVQSFIQPLDVRGGNHSPQASTPDAAHVRVKRYRQSMKNFQGTRSFGCRFGTCTVQNLAHQIYQFTDKDKDDTAPRNKISPQGYGRRRRRSLPQAGSGRTLVSYKPRARRAPASREPRVLATLLRM, from the exons ATGAAGTTGGTTTCCATTGCCCTCTTGTTCCTGGGTTCGCTCGCCTTCCTAGGCGCTGACGCCGCGCGGCTCGACGTGGCGTCGGAGTTCCGAAAGAA GTGGAACAAGTGGGCTCTAAGTCGCGGCAAGAGGGAACTGCCGGAGGCCAGCGGCTACCCGATCGGGCTCGCTTCCCTGGAGGCTGAGCCTGTCCAGTCCTTCATTCAGCCCCTGGATGTGAGAGGTGGCAACCACAGCCCTCAGGCCAG CACTCCGGACGCCGCTCACGTCCGAGTCAAGCGTTACCGCCAAAGTATGAAAAATTTCCAAGGCACCCGCAGCTTCGGCTGCCGCTTCGGGACGTGCACGGTGCAGAACCTGGCACACCAGATCTACCAGTTCACAGACAAGGACAAGGACGACACCGCCCCCCGCAACAAGATCAGCCCCCAAGGTTACGGCCGCCGGCGCCGGCGCTCCTTGCCCCAGGCCGGCTCGGGTCGGACTCTGGTGTCTTACAAGCCACGGGCGCGCAGGGCTCCAGCCTCCCGGGAGCCACGAGTGCTCGCCACCCTGCTTCGGATGTAG